TTCATATTTGTCGTATGTAGGATGACAGGAATAATAGATGGCGAGTGCAGGCAGTAGCAGTGTCTCCAGATAAATTTGAAAGTCGAAAGCCTTTACCATTTCATTGGAGGGGTTTGACCGATGATCATCTGTCTGACGTGGCAGGAATATCTGGTTGTATATTTGTTCATACAAGTGGTTTTATTGGTGCAAACAAGACCTATGAGGGTGCACTCGCCATGGCAAGAGCTTCTTTATTGGCTTAAAGCTACAAGATCCAATACTCAAAACCATTTTGTTGAATCGGTATAATCTTATATAGAACAATAGATAATCATAACAGAGGTACTTAGGTATGAACTTTGATTTTGGTACGGTATTCACAAAAACtgtattagttagctagaagttCTGTAGGATTAAAAAGACAGAAGCATCAGACACCCATTTCAAAGATGATTAAAACAGAAGGTAATGCTATGAAATCATAATTATTAACTTGGAAAGTTTTGAACTAAAGCTAGGAAAAATTACAAGAAAGTCTTTGTAAAAACTTTACTCTTCTGCTTCTATTGGCAGGTCTTCTTTGAACCACTGATACAATCCTCCCTCCAGGTGGAAGACGTTTTTGTAACCATTTAGGACTAGCAAGTAGGCAGCTATAAGAGACCTGCAGGAGTCAACAAGCGTATTTATATCTAATTCAATCATCTTAGGAAGTGTATGGCAATGTGTTTTCGAAGTGATTATCTGATTGTAGTGTTTTAGAGTTGTAGGTATTGTTTGATATAATTTGATTCAGATTGTCCGATTATCTAGGAATCAGATAATCAGTTTTGCACAAGCAGTTGTAACAAAACTGGTTTTGATTATCTGATCATTTAGGGATCGTTTTACATGTAAATGTTTAAATCATTAtaatttttagagtaaattacaaaaatcgtcctttatgtatgtcacttattgcaaactgtgtcctttgtcttcaataattacagaaaacgtactcgatgtttgcaagcccttgcaagttatgtcttttagccctaactcagttaatttttgtggttaaatctgaccaaatagactccacatgagggtatttttgtggttatatctgaccaaatggacctcacatgagagtaaaatgaccaaaataccctcaagtggggtccatttggtcagatttaaccacaaaaaattaactgagttagggctaaaggacctaacttgcaagggtttgcaaatatcgagtacgttttctgtaattattgaagataaaggacaaaatttgcaataagtgacatacataaggacgatttttgtaatttactctaatttttAGAGACTAACTGTTTATTTGATCATCGCAGCTTCAAATAGCATAATACATTCAAACGCTATGATCTACTCGCATAATCACTTTGAAAACACAATGCCAAATACCCCCTTTGATTCGGGTCCCCTTTAGTTTTGAGTTCTAAGTATAATATAATGGAAATTATGAGCTACCTTGATTGTTGGCCTTCAGGAAGATTTTGTGTAGGTTTCATTGTACCTCCAGATGAGCAAGCTACTATAATCTTTGAGGTTTTATCTAACTTTGATTCAACAACTGTTCCAATATGAATTAATAAACAACTTATCCCAAAATGAATCAAAGACATAATTTGTTTCAAGTTTCATACCATACTTTGTAAAAATTCAGGATTTTCTTCTGTTCCAGCAAAGATACCGAAAAAGGCAAATGCAACCCGTCTAGCAATATCCCACGCTGTCCACTCCTTTATCAGCCTATATATTTGCACGTTGATCGCACCTGGAGGATGACCCTACATCCAACACACATTCACAATCCATATATTCGTGTTTTTAGTTATTCATTAATCTTGGAGAAACTATAACCTCTTTAAACTCTGCTTCGGGCCTCACATCAAGAATCACAAAGCTATTTTCTTTCTGAAGTCGTAACGCTTCTTTTACATCCACACTTCGGACCTGCAATGcacattttttttttactttgttcCTTATCCATTTCCTTATAAATCAGATCATTTTCATGATTGTTttgatttgtttgtttttttttttatgataaaGGTTTACCTTTTTTTCTAGCAAGACCTCCCTCTTTGTCTTCCACTCTTCTTCAGCTAAGCAATTCAAATCCAAAATAGTTGAGATTtggatataataataataattaattaatttaaaaaaagaaagaacatttaaaaaaatatgagaaaaataccTGGTGATTTTGCAGGTTTGGTAGCTGCACTTAAGATGGTAAACCTTGTTCTCCTTGTGGAAAACTTCACTGGGCTGATTGAAATGAAGCAGGTACTGTTTTCAATTACAAAATTTGAATAAGATGCAAATGGAAGAGGGTATGGTTTTGATTGCAGACATGAAGAAGATGAGTGTGGGGTGATTAAAGTGAgagcaaccatttttccaaaattttgatatttttatataATGAAAATTTGAGATGTGAGATTTTAAATGAAGTGAAAAATGGGATAATTGTTGGTGGGGTATAGTTAAGCTCATGTGGATATTTTGGATCTCCTCACAATCTGAGTTTGTGGTGGTGCTGCTTTGTTTCATCCCCAGGCTGGCCCATTCCCATCTCAACTTTCCTccttttgttttattaaaaaccGGCATTAAATATCTTTATAAGCAAACGACTCGATTCTAGTTTTATTCATCCTTAAGCCTCAACCTATAAAATTTTTAACATGGGGTAAAAGTGATGTGGGTCAGTAGAGTTGAAACTCTGCATTGTTGTCAAACATTtcttttatattaaataaagaCTTGTTGATAAATAAAGTGGGccagttttattttttatttttattttttttaattgttttatcTTTAACCTAAGacgagtcgggggtctcactggaagttGTCTCTCCATTTCTatagggtagaggtaaggctgtctacatcttacccaaCTTATatcctaccttagctttgctttgctattggtggaatttactgagtatgatgatgatctTTAACCAAAGGGGTTAAATAGACGTTTTGTATATACGTAACTAAGAAATCTAACATCAGATGGTGATAAGGATCACCCGAGTACAAAAATCGCAAGCACTGGTACCAACTCGGTAATTATTGAAGTATTAGGATCAATTCTGCAAGATTGGCAAACCaaagggaccaaccaagcatttaactccaTTAATTCTGTATAAAAGTTCCATAACTTTTATGGGACGCATGATGATATTATTAAAGATTAAAAAGCTATAATAATGTTAACTTCAAATCACGGTGATGTGTTATTATCAAATCACGGTGCGAGTATATATTATGTACGATCGTCATCTTAATTAGAGCACCTTATTATTTAAGATTTTAGGATTATAAGAATTGatacaaatcatcatttaataaTAAGTTGTTCAAAAGAGTAGGTGAACAAGCACATGTATGTAATTTGATTGACTCATCATATCAACTCATACTAAAAATAGTTCATAGTTTTTAGGTGAGCCATAAGTTCGTTACATGCGCTTTTAAAATTCTCAATCAATAGAACtagatattttaatatatatatctaTTTATTTAACAACACTTACCCTACATAGTGAGACTTGTTTTATCAAGCCATGTGTAGTGAGATATTATCATAATGCCCCTCTCTTAGCGTGAAATAACATGTGGCAAATAAGGCTTTATGAGAGATGAAGTTAAAAATGGTATAGCGGTATAATACTCCATAGCCCCTCCATTCAATCATTACCCAATTCTCTTTTATAATTTCCTCTTGGACCATTCCATATTCAATTTGATTATCCGGCGTTTTCATGGTCACGCCCTTCTTCTTTGTGATTAAATCACGCCCAAGAGAGCGGTGTGTTGGGTATTATGAGGTGACTGGGCAAGAAAACGCCCACTTCACACACCACTACGGTCTACGGGTGGTCTTAGTTGGTTCCACTTTTATTATACCACtaacttttatttaaaaaaaaatcattttttgttgatacactttcttaTACATTACAATTCACTTATACAATAATGCATGtccatatgtatgtatatattcaTATTGCCAAGGTTACAAATGTAGCAAGACGTCAAAGCTTATACATCATGCAACTCTATTTACCAAGCGTACATCTAGCATATGTCATACTTAAGAGAATGCATATGACTCCCTAAGCTATTGTAGTTAGGAAGGTGGTAGCATTTGCCGAAATGCTTGTGGGTAGCCCCTACTCGACTGTCAACACCAGCACCGGTCACTCGGGTAGGGCTCTTCGGGTATTGATCACGGGTACGGGAGTGATATCAACCGAGAAGAATTGCAATTAAAACAATGTGATGTGTCTCTTTGCGGTATGCCTTTTTGTAGGTTTAGGTGATGAAGATGGGTGTGTTGAATCGGGTTGCACCCCTGGTTATGAAAGGGTTAATTGGGTAGATGACGTAGCATGGGGTTTTTGCTTGCTTTTCAGGTTGTGGGCCTTGTGGCCCGACCCCCTTAGTTTACTAACGCATTTCGAGGACCAGAAATGAGCACATATGGCAACGATAAAAGAGTATGACCCGCCATGACACATTTAAAAAGCCACCCAAGTGAAACACGAAGATGTCGCGTTGTAATAAGTTTCACAATCGCAAAGTAGGTGATCAATCACGTACACAATACGTAAGGTgtgatttacatgtttctttattggagaaaacaaacaaacaagatcTTTCCATTCTCTAATCTCATATAAAAAAAGCATCTACCTACGAAGGTAGGATATAACGTGTTCCTTGTGATACAATATAATATACACAAACACGTACAAAACTGAAGATGAGGGAATCTGTGAGCACCCCTCATAGGATACCTATACATATATTATTTAGATTTAACCGTCCAAAATCATATTGCATCTTTAAAGACCAATTCCACACAACGTGACAAATGACTCCAAATACCTACTGCGCCTTTTAGAATCTTATTCTACTTCCTAACcttttacacacacacacacacacacacacatatatatatatatacatatatatgtagaGATACGGACAGAGAGAAATTGTTACATAATCGTCTTACGTATCACATTCATAGCAATAAATACAAGTACATTATGCAGTTTTCGTAGTTCCCAGCATACTATTAGTAAGGTTGTGTTATACCCATCTCTAGTCCATCCATCCTTAACTGCCACCTCAGCGCCACATCATCATCTCCTCTATTCCTTGGCCTATGTCATACCTATCCATCACCATTCTTCACCTTTTCTATAttttatgttatatatataaaGGTCTTATACTTGATCAAACAATATCCAGATATATTTAATCTATGCGCTTCTAATTGGAAAACATATTATAACTGGAAGGAGTTTGTATGTTTATCCATGACCTTATTCAAGCTAACCAACTATATAAATGGAGGGAAGGAGGACCACCTATCTAGATCAGATTTCTAACTGCCCTAAAAACAAAGAAACAAGCAAGCGTGATACTGGCGTGGTTCCTGTGCTcggcttctttctttctttcttttctacCAGCAGATGAGCCGAACCAATATCACTCTTGCATGTTTCTTTGCTGAGTTTCCCAGTTGCAGAATCAAGGTATGTAACTAATTCAATCTTTTTTATGCATTTTCCGTCATAGAAATCATCTTCACAATAATTTCCTTCGAATCTCCTACACTAAAACCACATAATATACAGTTAAATAGAACAATATATCAAGTAAGTCTTTTCAATATCACAACAAAATTTCATAATACCAAAGTAAAAACAAATTTGTCAACGaggggatttttttttttttccgacGGGGTTCTCAGAGAGCAGACGGGGAAGGTTACAGGCCACCCTGGTAAGTTTTAAGTTGATAATAATTATAAAGAAACTATAACAATGATTATATAACAAAAAAGTAGTTTATTTTTAAAAGCAAGTATTGATCTATTCAAAACGGGCAGATCTAGTGGATCAGTGGTTCAAGTTTTCTAATCTGTAGAATCATATAAACAGATCGAATAGGATCTAAACGAAGGCCAGACCCATGAACTGGCGATAGGCGAAACCCAGTAAACTTATAAGAACATAAGTCTTACGTCATAGACACCTTACTTATCTAATATAATAGTTAAATACGGGATTAATATAGATATCAGACATTCATCCATCATTTAGAAGATTCATAGGTAAAACCCAAAACGAAGTACGCCAATCTAAAATGCACATAGCTTCACTGGAAACAATATATAATTAAACAATGCTCTCGGGCACGAAACGAAATATAACACAAAGCTTCGAATGGTCGCAATCATCACTTGAAAATCGAAACCCAATCAGTTCATCTGGTCCTAAACAAACTGGAAACCCGCAGCGTCGTAACACACCCGATTCAGATTTTTTTTCGAAACGCATTGATCCTACATACCCCAAAATTAAGTCGGATTATATATTGATATCAAGTATGCGCGGCGTTTATTAATAGCAGAGGTTCGAGCGCATGGTTATATAGATTTTATCACCTGTAAAGTCGCATAGTCAACGTCTTCCACGCATGCCGCCGCCGCCTGACTTTGCTGCGCCACCTGTCCTCGCGCCAGGATGGCGAGCAAATTGCATCCTTAAGCTGACCGAGTCTCGGTCATGCTCATCAAACTTATAACCTGCAAAATCGAGTTTGACTAATTTACACTACACAGCTAACTACACTTTCTAATCACGGGTTTAGCGTTAGGTCATGCACTAAAGTTCTCCAACAGCCATTTTAAAGATTCGCTAATATGCAAGCAGGGTTTTAGATCTCAAAATTTGGGGAACGGGTCTAAACGAATTCAGCAGCTTGCTCAATTAACTTCCTTCACATCGCAGAAATAGGCAATGTGCTATGAAACCTCGGCGTTAAGTTTTCAAGGGTAAGTTTACGAATAGATGATATGTAAATTGATTATAAGTCTTAAAAATGATGTAAATGCATGATCCGTTGTGGGTATTTAGGTGGATTTTACGTGGTGTGGAATTAGGAAGCATGTGTGTCGCCGTTCCAAAAAAACAAAGGATTAATTTAAGATCAAGTATTTGACGGCAGAATCAGATTGACTGTTTAGAAGCAATGGGTATATTCGCGAGAAATAACGTTCCAATGAAACCCTAGAGATTCCTGCAAGCTTGGAAGGGAATATTCAATATTGAAATACTTCATCTAACGGAAACTAAAAATTCCATTCGAACTGAAATACTGAATTCGCCCTCTTTTTCAACGAAACACACCCATCGGATTCTCTCAACCAAACACATCCTTAGGTTTCACAGACACACGAGGTAGAAAAGGCAAGAAAAACAAAACCGCCTATATATTCATAATCGCATCATCCTTGATACTTCGCCTTTGAACTATAGACAAAATAGCGAGCGCTGGCACAATAGACGAGAACCTTTTTCAAGACTTGGGAGTATTTAAGATGAAAAAAGAAACAATATTCTTTTAGCAATAAAATATTGCTGCTTGCAATTTACCATATtcaaatgacccccccccccccccctcctagCTGCAACTCCAAGAAAGTAACTCATTTATGTACAATTTTTTGCATTACTTTAAAGAACTCAAAATCTAAAGTGCCTCTAAATATAACTGAACTACCATTTGAGATTGAAACTAACATATTGCCTTGAAGAAAAACAATGACGAGGATTTTCTATGAAACATTAGTGAGTGCTGGAGTGAGAAGCACTTCAAAAGGTAAGAACCAACCAACCTGTACAaagcaaatatatatatatatatatacacacacacacacttgcaGATACAGAAAAAAACAAATGTACCTTGTAATGCATCTTTAGCCGTAGCTGCCTCAGCTGGACTCTCAAAATCAACAAAACAGAGTACCAAAGGATCCCCACTCGACTGTAAAACCGAACAAAGTAGATTTTAGAATACTACTCTCTACATGTAAATTAATGGAAGTAGTTAAATATAAGTGTAATGCTAAAAGCGGCGAGTATTTGTTCTTACATGTCTGGATTCCTTGGTTACAAGTCGAACTTCTCTGTAACCCACAAAAGGACGAAATATATCTGCCAAACTCGGGTGAAGGAACCAAAAAATACAAAACGCTGCGTGGCAACtaaaaggaaaaaaaacaaaaggATACGAGCCACTTCTCTGCGTGAACAATCTGAAGGCAAACCCTCTACAAAGAGAGTATTGCTAGCATCAGGAGGCAAAGAAAGTTCAGGCCTCACACCTAACAACCCTAATTCCCGAACATTTGGTGCTGCAGAATCCATACTCCCCAATAGGCCCAAACCCATCAGGCGAGGATCTTCCTGATAACCGACACCAAGACCCGGGCCCATGAGTCTAGCGGATTCGGCGCCCCCACTATATGGTGGAAGTTGCTGCTGGTATAACAGATTACCATGTaagtacatatatgtatataaagcTATCATGACATACAGTTGGCAGTTGGCACTGCAGAGAGATGTACCGTGCCACGTAGATAACGGTCATATGATGCACCAATCGTATCAGAATCTTTAACCACCAGCGGAGTTCCTCTCGCATCCTGACGAGCAGCATAGCCAGGCATGTCACGACCACCAGGACCATCTATCATGCAAACTAAATCAGCAAAAAATGACAAGATACAAACCCACAAAACAATCTTGGATACCAGACCAAGAAATCATATATGAGTCTTTTGTAATTTGTagtgattttgtcagaataccaAACAGTTGAAAATGAAAAGACTAAATAGATGAATGCTCTTTTTGTGTAACCAATAATACACTCCCTCGTAAACGTTTTTATGCTTAAATCTTTCAGGAAAAACTAGTGAGCCTATATCGTGATGACCAATAAGGCAGTCCCTAATAAACCTCTATATGCTTGGATCTTTCATGAAAAACTAATTAGCCTATACCGTGATGACCATCTAACATAGAAATATAAGAATTTGGTTTTTCATTAgaaaatattaatacataatgGATATTTGTTATCATGTAAGAGACCATATAACGAGTAAGCCCTCGATCACCTACTAAAACTTCTCGAGAACCCTAACTAACATCTACTTACCCCACTAGTTTTGATTCCATACTCTTCCTCTCAAACCAAGCACAGTACTAAAACGAACTTAGTTTTAAGCCTCCAAacaaataaaatacaattatCAGTCAAATAACAGTTTTCAGTGACTACTCTTTAGCTGTATAACAAAATACAAACTATAATTTATGCAAGAAACTGAAGAAAGCATAACCAAGCAAAATAAAATACGTAATTCAAATCATTTTTAACACGAACATTCACTGGCAGAGATTCACATGTAGAGGTGTCACAAAGATTCAAACGCCACATCCACTTATGCACTCCCCCGTGTTATCATCTCATACTAATAGGGGTATAAAATACTGGTCTAAAATCTTAAAGAAGCTAAGTATACTATAATAATATCAACCTGTAATCTTAATACGCAGCAGATAGAATAACTTAATTCTTCTTCAACGTAACAAGTTTCTGACTTGACATTTGTGCATGCAAAAAAGATTAACATAAGATTTGGTAGTGCTTAGGTCTACATCGGTGTTATATGTGACCTATTTAACTAAAATATACTAAACAAAATGTGAGAAATAGACACATATATAATGTATAATGTGTCACGGCCCTAATCATGATACTAAACCTATGTTGTCAAAGCTCACCCAGTCGCACGTCTAGGCCCACCTTTCAGGGCCAGCGCATCCTTCTCACTTCGCTTTGCTTCAAAAGTCCCACTTTCAGGCCCTCAAGCGCATTTTTCAAGCCATGTTCCGACGAAACTCTGGCCAAAACCGTCGGAACAGGTTTGAACATGTCTGAAACAATTATACATTTATACCAACCCTAAAAAAGGTTAAAATCAACCTAAACTAGCCCTAAAGAAGCCTAAAACATGTATAAAACCTAAAATTTGTATTTTTATACCATACGCCTCGCCTTGAAAAGCCCTTGTTTTGTAAGCGCCTTGCACTCAGGCCCAAGACTCACGCTTTGCGCCTTCAACAACTCTGTAGTCTGTACTAAACAACATCCACCCTCTCTTCCAAGGAAGAAACTAATGAACATACTACACCGAGGTCGTGTTAACAAATCTCACCATTGAACCATCTACCAAAACTCTACAGACCAATTAACTTTATTAACATAAAAAAAAGCAATCTAAATTTCAAAAGCCCACATTTTTACTTCAATATCAGAAACATATAACAATACTGTTAACTAGGGTTTCCAAAGATCTTCACAAAACATCGAAATAAATACATTTATGAGTACACAGTGAAACCAAAATAGTAAATCATTACTCTAGGTTTCCTGCTATCAAAAGATCTGTAACATATGAATGTTCATATCATCAAATTCTCCCCTAGAACGAAAAAAACCCTAACTTCTATCCGGCAAAataaacatataagtaaacaatTATTAAAGATTGCAGGTTCTTTAAATAAAAGTACAAATGTATGAAGCAAGAAAGAGAGAGTGTTACCGAAATCGGAGCGGGGGCGCTTTCCGATGAgcggtggctgctgctgctgctgttgctgcctGCCTTCAGCGGCACCGTATTTCCAGTACGAATCGCCCATGTTTTGGAGATCGAATTGAAATCAGAAGCCGACAATGACGAC
This genomic stretch from Helianthus annuus cultivar XRQ/B chromosome 8, HanXRQr2.0-SUNRISE, whole genome shotgun sequence harbors:
- the LOC110865233 gene encoding rhodanese-like domain-containing protein 14, chloroplastic — encoded protein: MVALTLITPHSSSSCLQSKPYPLPFASYSNFVIENSTCFISISPVKFSTRRTRFTILSAATKPAKSPAEEEWKTKREVLLEKKVRSVDVKEALRLQKENSFVILDVRPEAEFKEGHPPGAINVQIYRLIKEWTAWDIARRVAFAFFGIFAGTEENPEFLQIVESKLDKTSKIIVACSSGGTMKPTQNLPEGQQSRSLIAAYLLVLNGYKNVFHLEGGLYQWFKEDLPIEAEE
- the LOC110865231 gene encoding nuclear speckle RNA-binding protein A isoform X2; amino-acid sequence: MGDSYWKYGAAEGRQQQQQQQPPLIGKRPRSDFDGPGGRDMPGYAARQDARGTPLVVKDSDTIGASYDRYLRGTQLPPYSGGAESARLMGPGLGVGYQEDPRLMGLGLLGSMDSAAPNVRELGLLGVRPELSLPPDASNTLFVEGLPSDCSRREVAHIFRPFVGYREVRLVTKESRHSSGDPLVLCFVDFESPAEAATAKDALQGYKFDEHDRDSVSLRMQFARHPGARTGGAAKSGGGGMRGRR
- the LOC110865231 gene encoding nuclear speckle RNA-binding protein A isoform X1 → MGDSYWKYGAAEGRQQQQQQQPPLIGKRPRSDFDGPGGRDMPGYAARQDARGTPLVVKDSDTIGASYDRYLRGTQQLPPYSGGAESARLMGPGLGVGYQEDPRLMGLGLLGSMDSAAPNVRELGLLGVRPELSLPPDASNTLFVEGLPSDCSRREVAHIFRPFVGYREVRLVTKESRHSSGDPLVLCFVDFESPAEAATAKDALQGYKFDEHDRDSVSLRMQFARHPGARTGGAAKSGGGGMRGRR
- the LOC110865231 gene encoding nuclear speckle RNA-binding protein A isoform X4 codes for the protein MGDSYWKYGAAEGRQQQQQQQPPLIGKRPRSDFDGPGGRDMPGYAARQDARGTPLVVKDSDTIGASYDRYLRGTQLPPYSGGAESARLMGPGLGVGYQEDPRLMGLGLLGSMDSAAPNVRELGLLGVRPELSLPPDASNTLFVEGLPSDCSRREVAHIFRPFVGYREVRLVTKESRHSSGDPLVLCFVDFESPAEAATAKDALQGWLVLTF
- the LOC110865231 gene encoding nuclear speckle RNA-binding protein A isoform X3, translating into MGDSYWKYGAAEGRQQQQQQQPPLIGKRPRSDFDGPGGRDMPGYAARQDARGTPLVVKDSDTIGASYDRYLRGTQQLPPYSGGAESARLMGPGLGVGYQEDPRLMGLGLLGSMDSAAPNVRELGLLGVRPELSLPPDASNTLFVEGLPSDCSRREVAHIFRPFVGYREVRLVTKESRHSSGDPLVLCFVDFESPAEAATAKDALQGWLVLTF